In Rhodococcus rhodochrous, a single genomic region encodes these proteins:
- a CDS encoding MraY family glycosyltransferase, with product MTAADTTAVLLAQAGRGAGVPIRELLLVLLTAAVVTFLATGVVRILALKFGAVAVPRDRDVHVTPTPRMGGVGMYIGLVAGIVFAQQLPALTRGFEFTPDMGAALVAASIIVVVGIVDDRWGLDALTKFVGQVTAAGVLVIMGVSWIVIYDPFSASTLVLDQLQGGLITVAVAAVTINAMNFVDGLDGLAAGLGLIAALAICAFSVGLLLDQGGDVSAYPPALMAAALAGACLGFLPHNFQPAKIFMGDSGSMLIGLMLAAISTSASGLIPLSAYGSRDLLGLLSPLILVGAVMFIPILDLLLAIVRRTRAGVSPFSPDKMHLHHRLLQIGHSHRRVVLLLYLWVGILAFGAVGSSLLDRRAVVLILAGGLVFALVVTAVPSLRRHDESGETPPEHSREVG from the coding sequence GTGACTGCAGCCGACACCACCGCCGTACTGCTCGCCCAGGCCGGGCGAGGCGCCGGCGTCCCCATCCGGGAACTTCTCCTCGTCCTGCTCACCGCCGCGGTGGTGACCTTTCTCGCGACCGGTGTGGTGAGGATCCTCGCGCTGAAGTTCGGGGCGGTTGCCGTTCCCCGCGACCGCGACGTGCACGTGACCCCGACCCCGCGGATGGGTGGGGTCGGCATGTACATCGGCCTCGTCGCGGGAATCGTGTTCGCTCAGCAATTGCCTGCTCTGACAAGGGGTTTCGAATTCACCCCGGATATGGGGGCGGCGCTCGTCGCGGCCTCGATCATCGTCGTCGTCGGCATCGTCGACGACCGGTGGGGACTCGACGCGCTCACCAAGTTCGTCGGCCAGGTCACCGCGGCCGGCGTGCTCGTGATCATGGGCGTGAGCTGGATCGTCATCTACGACCCGTTCAGTGCCTCGACGCTCGTGCTCGACCAGCTCCAGGGCGGCCTCATCACCGTCGCCGTCGCCGCGGTGACGATCAACGCGATGAACTTCGTCGACGGACTCGACGGACTGGCGGCCGGACTGGGGCTCATCGCCGCACTCGCGATCTGCGCGTTCTCCGTCGGTCTGCTGCTCGATCAGGGCGGCGACGTCTCCGCCTACCCGCCGGCCCTCATGGCCGCGGCCCTCGCCGGCGCCTGCCTCGGCTTCCTGCCGCACAACTTCCAGCCCGCCAAGATCTTCATGGGCGACTCCGGGTCGATGCTCATCGGTCTCATGCTCGCCGCGATCTCCACGAGCGCCTCGGGCCTCATCCCGCTCAGTGCCTACGGTTCGCGCGACCTGCTCGGTCTGCTCTCGCCGCTGATCCTGGTCGGTGCCGTGATGTTCATCCCGATCCTCGACCTGCTCCTCGCGATCGTGCGGCGCACCCGGGCCGGCGTCAGCCCCTTCAGCCCCGACAAGATGCACCTCCACCACCGCCTGCTGCAGATCGGGCACTCGCACCGTCGCGTGGTGCTGCTGCTCTACCTGTGGGTCGGCATCCTGGCCTTCGGGGCCGTCGGTTCCTCGCTGCTCGACCGGCGGGCGGTGGTGTTGATCCTCGCGGGCGGTCTCGTGTTCGCCCTCGTCGTGACCGCCGTGCCGTCGCTGCGGCGGCACGACGAGTCGGGGGAGACGCCGCCGGAGCACTCGCGAGAGGTCGGTTAG
- a CDS encoding F0F1 ATP synthase subunit B, producing MADSILILAAEEGETPNPLLPATYDIVWSLVALILVGFVFWKFVLPMFQKVLDERSELIEGGIKKAEEAQAEAAAALEQYRSQLAEARTEAAQIREEARAQGQQIIADMKAQAQEESDRIVAAGHNQLQAQRQQIVAELRSDLGRSSVDLAEKILGEALADDVKRAGSIDRFLDELDSLSADSASGK from the coding sequence ATGGCTGACAGCATCCTGATCCTCGCGGCAGAGGAAGGGGAGACTCCCAATCCCCTTCTCCCCGCGACATACGACATCGTCTGGTCGCTGGTCGCCCTGATCCTCGTCGGATTCGTCTTCTGGAAGTTCGTGCTTCCGATGTTCCAGAAGGTGCTCGACGAGCGTTCGGAGCTGATCGAAGGCGGCATCAAGAAGGCAGAGGAAGCTCAGGCGGAGGCTGCGGCCGCGCTCGAGCAGTACCGTAGCCAGCTCGCCGAGGCCCGCACCGAGGCGGCGCAGATCCGTGAAGAGGCCCGTGCACAGGGCCAGCAGATCATCGCCGACATGAAGGCGCAGGCCCAGGAGGAGAGCGACCGTATCGTCGCCGCCGGTCACAACCAGCTGCAGGCCCAGCGCCAGCAGATCGTGGCCGAGCTGCGTAGCGATCTCGGACGCAGCTCCGTGGATCTCGCCGAGAAGATCCTCGGCGAAGCGCTCGCGGACGACGTGAAGCGTGCCGGCTCGATCGATCGGTTCCTCGACGAACTCGACTCCCTCAGCGCTGACTCTGCATCCGGAAAGTGA
- the rpmE gene encoding 50S ribosomal protein L31 yields MKAGIHPNYVTTTVVCGCGNTFETRSTKESGRINVEVCSNCHPFYTGKQKILDTGGRVARFEARYGKRAPKNAASDS; encoded by the coding sequence ATGAAGGCAGGAATCCACCCCAACTACGTGACGACGACCGTCGTCTGCGGTTGCGGTAACACGTTCGAGACGCGCAGCACCAAGGAGTCGGGACGTATCAACGTCGAAGTCTGCTCCAACTGCCACCCGTTCTACACCGGCAAGCAGAAGATCCTCGACACCGGTGGACGCGTCGCGCGCTTCGAGGCTCGCTACGGCAAGCGTGCGCCGAAGAACGCCGCTTCCGACAGCTAG
- the atpB gene encoding F0F1 ATP synthase subunit A — protein MDRLMLIRVAVALIVALFFFFALRSPKIVPRGVQNVAEIMLDFVRIHIAEDILGKEQGRRFLPVIVTIFFLVVGLNLTSVIPFLNISSNARIGMPIVLAALAYIVFNYVGIKKYGFFRYVKSSIVIPNLPPALHVLVIPIEFVSTFILRPFTLTIRLMANMLAGHIMLVLFFSATQFFFFDSDGFMKVFGIGSLIGGIAFTFFELLVIVLQAYIFALLTAVYIDLALHAEEH, from the coding sequence ATGGACCGGCTGATGCTCATCCGCGTCGCCGTCGCCCTGATCGTCGCGCTGTTCTTCTTCTTCGCGCTGCGGAGTCCGAAGATCGTGCCGCGGGGCGTGCAGAACGTCGCCGAGATCATGCTCGACTTCGTCCGGATCCATATCGCCGAGGACATCCTCGGTAAGGAACAGGGACGCCGGTTCCTCCCGGTGATCGTCACCATCTTCTTCTTGGTGGTCGGTCTGAACCTGACATCGGTCATCCCGTTCCTCAACATCTCGTCCAACGCACGAATCGGTATGCCGATCGTGCTCGCGGCACTCGCCTACATCGTCTTCAACTATGTGGGCATCAAGAAGTACGGATTCTTCCGCTACGTCAAGAGCAGCATCGTCATCCCGAACCTGCCGCCCGCTCTCCACGTGCTGGTGATCCCGATCGAGTTCGTCTCGACGTTCATTCTGCGGCCGTTCACGCTGACCATTCGTCTCATGGCCAACATGCTGGCCGGTCACATCATGCTCGTGCTGTTCTTCAGTGCCACGCAGTTCTTCTTCTTCGATTCCGACGGCTTCATGAAGGTGTTCGGCATCGGTTCTCTCATCGGCGGAATCGCGTTCACCTTCTTCGAGCTCCTGGTGATCGTCCTGCAGGCCTACATCTTCGCGCTGCTCACCGCGGTGTACATCGACCTGGCCCTGCACGCCGAAGAGCACTAG
- the prmC gene encoding peptide chain release factor N(5)-glutamine methyltransferase — MSRQPLRLAIIEAASVLEEAGVPSPRVDAELLAAHLLGIERGRLGLVPLVDAAIIDAYRSMVEQRAKRIPLQYITGTSPMGEIDLAVGPGVFVPRPETELLLGWALAFLERHGSRNPVVLDLCTGSGALALAIAHARPDAEVHAVELEAKALGWARRNAEARVQEGDTPIRLYQGDVTDRTLLTNLEGSVDLVVANPPYIPEGADLEPEVIEHDPHSALFGGADGLSVIRPMVSNIARWLRIGGAAAVEHDDTHSLLVAELFEQRRVFGDVVRHPDLAGKARFVTAHRVPTAVEADRMKSVRSAADG; from the coding sequence GTGAGCCGTCAACCTCTGCGCCTGGCCATCATCGAAGCGGCATCGGTCCTCGAGGAAGCAGGAGTCCCGAGTCCCCGGGTCGACGCCGAACTTCTCGCAGCGCACCTCCTCGGCATCGAGCGCGGGCGACTCGGGCTGGTGCCGCTCGTCGACGCCGCGATCATCGACGCCTACCGGTCCATGGTCGAACAGCGGGCGAAGCGGATACCCCTGCAATACATCACCGGCACCTCACCGATGGGAGAGATCGACCTGGCGGTGGGGCCGGGTGTCTTCGTTCCGCGTCCCGAGACGGAACTGCTGCTCGGGTGGGCGCTGGCCTTCCTCGAACGCCACGGCAGCCGCAATCCGGTCGTGCTCGACCTGTGCACCGGATCCGGCGCGCTGGCCCTGGCGATCGCGCACGCGCGTCCCGACGCCGAGGTCCACGCCGTCGAACTCGAAGCGAAGGCCCTCGGGTGGGCGCGACGGAACGCCGAGGCCCGTGTGCAGGAGGGGGACACCCCTATCCGGCTGTACCAGGGGGACGTCACCGACCGCACTCTGCTCACCAACCTCGAAGGCAGTGTCGACCTCGTGGTCGCCAACCCGCCCTACATCCCCGAGGGGGCCGACCTCGAACCCGAGGTGATCGAACACGATCCGCACTCGGCGCTCTTCGGGGGAGCCGACGGCCTGTCCGTCATCCGGCCGATGGTCTCCAACATCGCGCGGTGGCTGCGGATCGGGGGAGCGGCAGCGGTCGAGCACGACGACACGCACAGCCTGCTGGTCGCCGAACTGTTCGAGCAGCGCCGGGTGTTCGGGGACGTCGTACGGCACCCCGACCTCGCCGGGAAGGCCCGCTTCGTGACCGCACACCGTGTGCCCACCGCAGTGGAGGCCGACCGCATGAAGTCGGTACGGTCTGCGGCGGACGGCTGA
- a CDS encoding ATP synthase F0 subunit C, with protein MSVALQAADVLAQETTISGAGAIGYGLAAIGPGIGIGIVVGKAIEGMARQPEMAGQLRTTMFLGIAFTEALALIGIVAGFIF; from the coding sequence ATGAGCGTTGCGCTTCAGGCAGCAGACGTCCTCGCCCAGGAGACCACGATCTCGGGTGCAGGCGCCATCGGCTACGGCCTCGCCGCCATCGGCCCCGGCATCGGCATCGGCATCGTCGTCGGCAAGGCGATCGAGGGCATGGCTCGTCAGCCCGAGATGGCCGGCCAGCTGCGCACCACGATGTTCCTCGGTATCGCATTCACCGAGGCCCTCGCGCTGATCGGCATCGTCGCCGGCTTCATCTTCTGA
- the rho gene encoding transcription termination factor Rho, producing the protein MVLAELRTLAAELGIKGTSGMRKGDLIAAIKEKQGGGAAAPAEQPAAAQNTGAEKTTAPEKTDAAVKTETAGKPETADKSEGAPSRGTRGRRGRAAADETATPEQKADAKPAEQKADAKSGEEGSQEKSQGGQTSSGDNESDGNRRGRGRRGRRGGDNADQNQQNESADASDDGRQDRDSQRERGQDRNSGDGSSRRDRNQGDRNQGDRNQGDRNQGDRNQDGGDRDGGNQGPRQGQDNRGGDDEEGGRGRRGRRFRERRRGRDRGESGSDSREPEIREDDVLQPVAGILDVLDNYAFVRTSGYLAGPNDVYVSMNMVRKNGLRRGDAITGAVRVPREGEQSNQRQKFNPLVRLDTVNGRDVDSAKRRPEFNKLTPLYPNQRLRLETQPNILTTRVIDLVMPIGKGQRALIVSPPKAGKTTVLQDIANAIAVNNPECYLMVVLVDERPEEVTDMQRSVKGEVIASTFDRPPSDHTSVAELAIERAKRLVEMGQDVVVLLDSITRLGRAYNNSSPASGRILSGGVDSTALYPPKRFLGAARNIENGGSLTIIATAMVETGSTGDTVIFEEFKGTGNAELKLDRKIAERRVFPAVDVNPSGTRKDELLMSPDEFAVVHKLRRVLSGLDSHQAIDLLIDRLKKSKTNIEFLMNVAKTAPGALDD; encoded by the coding sequence ATGGTGCTTGCCGAGTTGCGGACTCTTGCCGCCGAGCTCGGAATCAAGGGCACCTCCGGGATGCGCAAGGGTGATCTCATCGCTGCGATCAAGGAGAAGCAGGGCGGCGGCGCCGCCGCACCTGCCGAGCAGCCTGCAGCCGCGCAGAACACCGGTGCCGAGAAGACCACTGCCCCCGAGAAGACCGACGCGGCAGTGAAGACCGAGACGGCGGGGAAGCCCGAGACGGCCGACAAGTCCGAGGGAGCGCCCTCGCGTGGCACCCGCGGTCGCCGTGGCCGTGCCGCCGCCGACGAGACCGCCACACCCGAGCAGAAGGCCGACGCCAAGCCGGCCGAGCAGAAGGCCGACGCGAAGTCCGGCGAAGAGGGTTCGCAGGAGAAGTCGCAGGGCGGCCAGACCTCCAGCGGCGACAACGAATCCGACGGAAACCGTCGTGGCCGTGGCCGCCGCGGACGCCGCGGTGGCGACAACGCCGACCAGAACCAGCAGAACGAGAGCGCCGACGCGTCCGATGACGGCCGCCAGGATCGCGACTCGCAGCGTGAGCGTGGCCAGGACCGCAACTCCGGAGACGGCTCCTCGCGCCGCGATCGCAACCAGGGCGACCGCAACCAGGGCGACCGCAACCAGGGCGACCGCAACCAGGGCGACCGCAACCAGGACGGTGGCGATCGCGACGGCGGGAACCAGGGTCCGCGCCAGGGCCAGGACAATCGTGGGGGAGACGACGAGGAAGGCGGCCGCGGCCGCCGGGGCCGTCGTTTCCGCGAGCGTCGTCGTGGACGCGACCGCGGCGAGAGCGGTTCGGACTCGCGCGAGCCCGAGATCCGCGAGGACGACGTCCTGCAGCCGGTCGCCGGCATCCTCGACGTCCTCGACAACTACGCGTTCGTCCGCACGTCCGGCTACCTCGCCGGCCCGAACGACGTGTACGTCTCGATGAACATGGTGCGCAAGAACGGCCTGCGCCGCGGCGACGCCATCACCGGTGCCGTGCGGGTTCCCCGCGAGGGCGAGCAGAGCAACCAGCGCCAGAAGTTCAACCCGCTGGTCCGCCTCGACACGGTCAACGGCCGCGACGTGGATTCGGCCAAGCGCCGCCCCGAGTTCAACAAGCTCACGCCGCTGTACCCCAATCAGCGCCTGCGGCTCGAGACCCAGCCGAACATCCTCACCACGCGCGTGATCGACCTGGTCATGCCGATCGGTAAGGGTCAGCGCGCACTCATCGTGTCGCCGCCGAAGGCCGGTAAGACCACCGTCCTCCAGGACATCGCGAACGCGATCGCCGTCAACAACCCCGAGTGCTACCTGATGGTCGTGCTCGTCGACGAGCGCCCCGAAGAGGTCACCGACATGCAGCGTTCGGTGAAGGGCGAGGTCATCGCCTCGACCTTCGACCGCCCGCCGTCAGATCACACCTCGGTCGCCGAGCTCGCCATCGAGCGCGCGAAGCGTCTCGTGGAGATGGGCCAGGACGTCGTGGTGCTCCTCGACTCCATCACCCGTCTCGGCCGCGCGTACAACAACTCGTCGCCGGCATCCGGACGCATCCTCTCCGGTGGTGTCGACTCGACCGCGCTGTACCCGCCGAAGCGTTTCCTCGGTGCTGCCCGCAACATCGAGAACGGCGGATCGCTCACGATCATCGCCACCGCGATGGTCGAGACCGGTTCCACCGGCGACACCGTGATCTTCGAGGAGTTCAAGGGCACGGGTAACGCCGAGCTCAAGCTCGACCGGAAGATCGCCGAGCGGCGTGTGTTCCCGGCGGTCGACGTCAACCCATCCGGTACGCGCAAGGACGAGCTGCTCATGAGCCCCGACGAGTTCGCCGTGGTGCACAAGCTGCGCCGCGTGCTCTCGGGCCTCGATTCGCACCAGGCGATCGATCTGCTCATCGACCGGCTCAAGAAGTCCAAGACGAACATCGAGTTCCTCATGAATGTGGCGAAGACCGCACCGGGGGCACTCGACGACTGA
- the prfA gene encoding peptide chain release factor 1: MAGQTKPSAIDDILAEHTGLEQQLSDPSLHDDPAAARRVGKRFAELAPVMSTYNALKQAREDLEAARELAADDSSFASEVEDLEAQVAELDRSLTDLLAPRDPHDGDDVVLEVKSGEGGEESALFAGDLARMYTRYAERAGWRVEILGATYSDLGGYKDVTLSIKSRTDVRDGVWSRLKFEGGVHRVQRVPVTESQGRVHTSAAGVFVYPEPDEVEQVQIDEGDLRIDVYRSSGKGGQGVNTTDSAVRITHLPTGIVVTCQNERSQLQNKARAMQVLAARLQAAAEEAAEAEASAGRASQVRTVDRSERIRTYNFPENRITDHRIGFKSHNLDAVLDGELDALLDALGAADREARLAAE; encoded by the coding sequence ATGGCGGGGCAGACCAAGCCGTCGGCCATCGACGACATCCTGGCCGAACACACGGGTCTGGAGCAGCAGCTGTCCGACCCGTCGCTGCACGACGATCCTGCGGCAGCGCGTCGGGTGGGTAAGCGGTTCGCCGAACTCGCCCCCGTGATGTCGACCTACAACGCTCTGAAGCAGGCCCGTGAGGATCTCGAGGCGGCGCGCGAACTCGCCGCCGACGATTCGTCGTTCGCGTCCGAGGTCGAGGACCTCGAGGCGCAGGTCGCCGAACTCGACCGTTCGCTGACCGATCTGCTCGCCCCGCGCGACCCGCACGACGGTGACGACGTCGTCCTCGAGGTCAAGTCCGGTGAGGGCGGCGAGGAGTCGGCCCTGTTCGCCGGCGATCTCGCCCGGATGTACACGCGCTACGCCGAACGTGCCGGTTGGCGCGTCGAGATCCTCGGTGCCACCTACTCCGATCTCGGCGGCTACAAGGACGTCACGTTGTCGATCAAGTCGCGGACCGACGTGCGCGACGGCGTGTGGTCCCGCCTGAAGTTCGAGGGCGGCGTGCACCGCGTCCAACGTGTGCCCGTCACCGAGTCGCAGGGACGCGTGCACACCTCCGCGGCCGGCGTCTTCGTATATCCCGAGCCCGACGAGGTCGAGCAGGTACAGATCGACGAGGGCGACCTGCGCATCGACGTCTACCGGTCGTCCGGCAAGGGCGGTCAGGGAGTCAACACCACCGACTCGGCCGTGCGCATCACGCACCTTCCCACCGGCATCGTGGTGACCTGCCAGAACGAACGCTCGCAGCTGCAGAACAAGGCCCGCGCGATGCAGGTCCTCGCGGCGCGCCTACAGGCGGCGGCCGAAGAAGCGGCCGAGGCGGAGGCATCGGCGGGTCGCGCCAGCCAGGTCCGGACAGTCGACCGGTCGGAGCGCATCCGCACCTACAACTTCCCGGAGAACCGGATCACCGATCACCGCATCGGCTTCAAGTCCCACAACCTCGACGCGGTGCTCGACGGCGAACTCGACGCGCTGCTCGACGCCCTGGGCGCTGCGGACAGAGAAGCCCGGCTCGCGGCGGAGTAA
- a CDS encoding L-threonylcarbamoyladenylate synthase has protein sequence MSTVYDCNNEASRAAGLNAARGALKAGRLVVVPTDTVYGIAADAFDSDAVTALLRAKGRGRDMPVPVLVGSWTTIDGLVASVRPEARELIRAFWPGGLSLVVHQAPSLAWDLGDTRGTVMLRMPLHPVILELLREVGPLAVSSANVSGRPPATNVTEAREQLGASASVYLDGGPAEHGVASTIVDLTGDRPRILREGAVTAEALAEVLGDDPERLRSGGE, from the coding sequence GTGAGCACCGTGTACGACTGCAACAACGAAGCTTCGCGCGCCGCCGGACTCAACGCGGCGCGCGGTGCACTCAAGGCCGGACGACTCGTCGTCGTACCCACCGACACGGTGTACGGCATCGCTGCCGACGCGTTCGACTCGGACGCCGTGACCGCGCTCCTGCGCGCGAAGGGACGCGGCCGCGACATGCCGGTGCCGGTCCTCGTCGGATCGTGGACGACCATCGACGGCCTCGTCGCCTCCGTGCGTCCCGAGGCGCGGGAGTTGATCCGCGCGTTCTGGCCGGGCGGGCTCAGCCTCGTGGTGCACCAGGCGCCGTCTCTGGCCTGGGATCTCGGCGACACCCGCGGCACGGTCATGCTCCGCATGCCGCTGCACCCGGTCATCCTGGAACTGCTGCGCGAGGTCGGTCCGCTCGCGGTCTCCAGCGCCAACGTCTCCGGCCGGCCCCCCGCCACGAACGTCACCGAGGCGCGCGAGCAACTCGGAGCGTCGGCGAGTGTCTATCTCGACGGTGGCCCCGCCGAGCACGGTGTCGCATCGACGATCGTCGACCTCACGGGTGACCGCCCGCGCATCCTGCGCGAAGGCGCGGTGACGGCCGAGGCACTCGCGGAGGTTCTCGGCGACGATCCCGAGCGTCTCCGGTCCGGCGGGGAGTAG
- a CDS encoding F0F1 ATP synthase subunit delta — protein MYAASREALAHTRSALQSALGSGAATAAAAQAGSELFSVVEALDSQRALRTALADASAPAAVRERLAEQVFGGKVSAQTLATVKAAAGQDWSAQSDLTGSLVQLGREALLKAAADQDQLDTVEDELFRLGRIVAGDPELEQTLSDRSTPASAKRDLLTRLLYGKVTAVTEALAVHAVGRLSTSPAETFDELSALAAAQRDRAVAHVRSAAPLDAKQEERLTATLTRIYGKPVTVHVEVDPELLSGLVVRVGDEVIDGSAAGRLAAVRKSLT, from the coding sequence ATGTACGCAGCAAGCCGTGAGGCACTCGCTCATACGCGTTCCGCGTTGCAGTCCGCCCTGGGCTCGGGTGCCGCGACTGCCGCTGCGGCTCAGGCCGGTTCCGAACTCTTCTCGGTGGTCGAGGCGCTCGACAGCCAGCGGGCTCTCCGGACCGCGCTGGCCGACGCCTCGGCCCCGGCTGCCGTTCGCGAGCGGCTGGCCGAGCAGGTCTTCGGCGGCAAGGTTTCGGCCCAGACCCTCGCGACCGTCAAGGCCGCAGCGGGGCAGGACTGGTCGGCGCAGTCCGACCTGACCGGCTCGCTCGTCCAGCTCGGCCGTGAGGCACTGCTGAAGGCGGCGGCGGACCAGGACCAGCTCGACACCGTCGAGGACGAACTGTTCCGCCTCGGTCGCATCGTGGCCGGCGACCCCGAACTCGAGCAGACGCTCTCGGATCGCAGCACCCCGGCTTCGGCCAAGCGTGATCTGCTGACGCGCCTGCTGTACGGCAAGGTCACCGCGGTCACCGAGGCCCTGGCGGTCCACGCGGTCGGTCGGCTGAGCACGTCGCCGGCCGAGACGTTCGACGAGTTGTCGGCGCTCGCCGCGGCCCAGCGGGACCGTGCCGTCGCGCACGTCCGCAGCGCGGCACCGCTCGATGCGAAGCAGGAGGAGCGGCTCACCGCGACCCTGACCCGCATCTACGGGAAGCCTGTGACGGTGCACGTCGAGGTCGATCCCGAGCTTCTCAGTGGATTGGTCGTCCGGGTGGGCGACGAGGTCATCGACGGTAGTGCCGCGGGTCGACTCGCTGCAGTGCGCAAGAGCCTCACGTAG